A region of the Myxococcus stipitatus DSM 14675 genome:
CTGGAGGCGGGTGAGGCCGGCGCGGGAGGAGCGCTGGAGGAGGCGGTCGAGGCGCTCCGGGTTGGGGTCATGGGCGAGGAGGCGGCCGGAGTTCCGCATCAAGGCGCCGAGGAGGAGGGTCTTCCCGCCGGCGCCGGCGCAGAGGTCGAGGACGGTTTCCCCGGGCTGGGCGTCCAGGAGGAGGCCGAGGAGCTGGCTGCCCTCGTCCTGGACCTCGAAGAGGCCCTCTTGGAGGGAGGGGAGGGCGTAGAGGTTGGGGCGGGAGCCCTCGATGTGGAGGGCGAGGGGGCTCCAGGAGCCGGGGCGGGTGGAGACGCCCTCGGAGAGGAGGCGGGAGGCGAGGGCGTCGCGGGAGATGCGGAGGGGGTTGGCGCGGAGGGTGATGGGGCCCGGGACGTTGAGGTGGGCGCAGAAGGGGTCGGCCTCGGGGCCGAGCTCGCGGGAGAGGTGGTCGGCGAGCCAGTCCGGGAGGGAGTACCGGAGGGCGAGGGAGGGGGGAGGGGTGGGGGTGAGGGAGGGGAGCGGGTCGGCTTCCACACCGGCGAGGGCGGCGGCCTCGGGGGCGGGGATGTGTGCGAGGCCGTGGAGGAAGGCGAAGAGGAGGAGGGGAGGCGGGGCGTCGGGCTGGTCGAGGAGGAAGGCGAGGCGGCGGCGCCAGAGGCCGACGTTGAAGAGGGCCTCCTTGAGGGCCTGGCGCTGGGGGCTGGAGAGGGAGCGGTGCGCACGGAGGGTGCGATCCACGACACGCTCGGCGGGGGTTCCCGAGAGAACGAGGGAGAGGGCCTGGGAGGTGATGGGGGCGAGTCCGGCCAGGGCGGACCACGGTTGGTGGAGGAGCCGGGAGAGTGGATCAAACGGGACTGTTGACAGGGGAGGCTCCGTTCTCTAGAAAGCGCGTCATCGCTGCGGCGCCGTACCACAGCGAGGACATATTCCCCGATAGCTCAGCCGGTAGAGCGGGTGACTGTTAATCACTAGGTCCGAGGTTCGAGTCCTCGTCGGGGAGCTGAAGAAAAAGAAGGCCCTGCCAGTTTCTGGCGGGGCCTTTTTGTTTTTGGGTCTTGAGGTTCTTCGCGAAAGGCTGTCATGGCACCTTCTACGCGAAATCGGGGCAGTGCCGCAGGACCCCTGCATCCGTGCGTGGACTGCAAGCGTCCTCTCTCCGCAGGCAAGGAGATTTGTGCTCCCTGCCAAACGCGGCGTGCGGAGACGGAAGCGGAGTTCCGGTTCATCGACTCCCCGCACGGCCCTCGTAGGCTCTGGGCACCAGCGGTTCCTGTGAAAACGACGCTCATCTTGAGTGGGCTCGACCTCGCACGGGGCACATGCGGCGAGTTCTTGGGCAGGTTGGTGGGCCGCCTCCAGTCCGCCCTGAACTACGTTCGAGCTGCGGACGTCCCTTGGCTTTCCGCGCTGCTTGGCGACTTCTGTGAGTTCGAGTTTGAGAGCTCCCGGGTAGCAAGCCACGTTCCTCGGGGAAGAGTGGGTGCACTGCCGTTGGATTGGTTGAAGCTATACGCAAGACACTGGATACAGTCAGAGTATCTCCAGTCGGCTGCGGTTCAGACCCTTGCTATTTCAGCGCTTCAACTCGCAGATGAACACCTCTTCGAACGGGATAGCCCTGGGCGCGACTGGCGGGTTCGTGGCGCTCATCTACACAGCAGTCCGCTCTCCGAGGAGCACTCCCACAAACCTTGGTTCTTCGACGAGGCAAGGTTCAAGAGGGAGTTCACCCAGAAGAACAGGGGGAAGCTCTTGGCTGCGGAAGTTCCTCCAGGGGGACGATTGGAGTTCATCCAGTCTGGGATGTGCTTGGGGGAGGGGTCGTTTGACTTCTATCTCCATCGATTCCACTTGAGTGTCACGGCGATGTCCCCTGGCGATGATGAGCTTGGTTTTCGTACACATCGCCCCAGTGATGCTCAGTTTGATATTCTTGACGATGAGAGTCACATGTTTGTTGGCGTCATCGAATTCAATGGTCAGGAGTATCGTGGGTTGGTTCCGGTTGGCTGGCTCAAGGGGGAATGGCGCCACGGGGGCTTGGAGCAAACTCAAGAGTTCTTCCCTCTGCCTCCATGGCTGGGGATTCCTCTGGATAGGGCTGCTTCTGCTGCTTTGATTCCAGCTCAATCGTTGGACAGAATCCCCGGCAGCGGGGAGACATCCGTCCCGAGTCTTCCTGGATTGAGGACTCAGCCCCATCAAGCCGAGGAGGATGTCTGAAGCCTGGGATTCTGTCGGCCGGAATAGGTAGTACCTCGTACTCCGGTCATGGTGAGCACTTGGTCAAGTCCTGTCGCCGCCAGCCAGAATGAGCTCCACTTCCACCGAAATCACCGAGGACCAGGGGACCACCCGGTGATTTCGAGAAGGCCCTTCGCCCAGGCGCATCAGCCGAGGCGACAACTTCTCTGCCACAGGGAGGAGGTCTGACATCCCGAGGACACCCAGGAGGTCGCCGAAGGTGGGCATGTGTCGCATCCCGTTGACCGGTCTTCTATGGGTGCGGGAGGCTCAACCCATGCGCACCCTTGCTGCCGTTGCTCTACTTGGAGCCGCCGCATGTACGACCCCCTACCAGCGGATGGGCTTTGCGGGTGGCTATCGCGACAGCCTGGCGGCGCCGGGAATCAACCGAATTGAAGTCCGGGGGAACGCCTTCACCAGCATCGAGCAACTCGAGGCGTACTTCCACCGGCGAGCTTCCGAGATTTGCAACGGAAACAAATACGACTGGCGGATGGATTCGGGGGCGTCAAACGACCCAAGTACCTGGACTGCGCGACAGGTCGGGCGCTCCGTCCAGGTCACCGAGACGCCTGGATTCAGGAAGGGCTGGGTGACTGGCCTTGTCGCGTGTGAAGACAGAGGGATGACAGTTGCCACGAAAGCAACCCAGGTCCCCTCGGACAAGGTGCAGGTGATTGAGGTCCGCTCCGGTCGTGTCGCTGCCGTCTCCGCGGACGTCGCCTTCTCCAAGGTGCCTAGTTCAAGTCGCTTCGCCTTCGTCACTGATGGGAGGGTCGCGGCCGTTACCCCAGAGGGGCATCGTGTGTTTGTCGATGTTGCGAAGATTGAGGCGGCCAAGACGCTTGGGTACCGCTTCCTCGCTGACTCCGAATTGGAGAATGGAGTCAACGAGAATGAGGCCGCGGCAACGACCGGTGACAATTCTCCAGGGGCCAATGACACCAACCGCTGAGTCAGTTCTCCGAACGGTGTTGACCGGCTAAACCAAGGATCGTGAATCTCATCCGGCCTCAGGCTGAGCGCCGGAGGTCGGCGCGGCGCAGGGATGGACTGGCGGAACGCTGGGCGGAGCGAGCTGCGAGGTAGGCATGCACCCGGGCCATGAGCCGGTCCATGGTGCGGCAGCGATGATTGCGGGTGACGTTGACGTGCAGGTCGAGCCACACCCGCTCGATGCGATTGCCCTGAGGGCAGTACGGCGGCAGGAAGTGGAGGATGATTCGCCCGCCGAGTTGCGCGAGCACCTTGCGCGTCTTCCTGCTGGAGTGGACGGCGGCATTGTCCACGACGATGCCGAGACGCGAGCGCAGGAAGTACACGCCCGAGTTCAATGCCCAGGCTGTGAAGATGGTGCTGGAAGAGGGCAAGTCCCGGGCGCAGGTGGCCAAGGACCTGGACCTGACTCGCAGCGCGCTGGAGGCTTGGATGAGGCAGTCGCGAACGGACGCGGGCCAGGGGCCGTCCGGGGCGCTGACGACGGGTGAGAAGGAGGAATTCGCTCAGTTGCGCCGCGAGGTGCGCCAGCTGCGGATGGAGCGGGAGATACTCAAAAACGCGGCGGCCTTCTTCGCCAAGGAGAGCACGTGAGGTTCACGGCCATCCAGGAGGAGAAGGCGAACTACCCGGTGGCGATGCTGTGCCGTGTGCTGGAGGTGTCCCGAGCGGGCTACTACGCCTGGGAGGGACGTGAAGCGTCGGCACGCCAGAAGGCCAATGCGGCGCTGGTGGAGCGAATCCAGCAGGTGCATCAGGACAGCCGCCGCACCTATGGCAGCCCACGCGTCCAGGCCGAGCTGAAGGCCCAGGGGCTGCCCGTGGGCCGGCACCGCGTGGCCCGGCTCATGCGCGAGGCAGGGCTCCGCGCTCGTCGACGCAGACGGTTCGTGCATACCACGGAC
Encoded here:
- a CDS encoding RsmB/NOP family class I SAM-dependent RNA methyltransferase → MDRTLRAHRSLSSPQRQALKEALFNVGLWRRRLAFLLDQPDAPPPLLLFAFLHGLAHIPAPEAAALAGVEADPLPSLTPTPPPSLALRYSLPDWLADHLSRELGPEADPFCAHLNVPGPITLRANPLRISRDALASRLLSEGVSTRPGSWSPLALHIEGSRPNLYALPSLQEGLFEVQDEGSQLLGLLLDAQPGETVLDLCAGAGGKTLLLGALMRNSGRLLAHDPNPERLDRLLQRSSRAGLTRLQLLRTPPSPGLDADRVLVDAPCSELGPLRRGPDLRFHSSPDALSHLPPIQRAILQRAGDLVRPGGRLVYATCTVNHAENQDVVADFLASRPDYRLIRPGSGWLHDSCLQGDFLFVTPHRHGTDAFFAAVLERSAG
- a CDS encoding transposase, which translates into the protein MYFLRSRLGIVVDNAAVHSSRKTRKVLAQLGGRIILHFLPPYCPQGNRIERVWLDLHVNVTRNHRCRTMDRLMARVHAYLAARSAQRSASPSLRRADLRRSA